A window of Acidimicrobiales bacterium genomic DNA:
GGACGCCTCCCGCTGCTCGCGGGCGTCGTCGAGCTCGGCCTTGCGGGGGCTCCACAGGACCAGGTACCAGAGGACGGCGACGGCGAGCGCGGCGGCGCCGGCGATGATCATGGTGCGACGGGCGGTCACGGCTTCTCCTCCATGTAACGATCCACCCGCTTGGAGTTGGCGGCGGCGGTGAGGGCGGCGTCGGAGGTGAAGGAGACGGTGTCGTTCCCGTCCTTGGCCGAATTGGGCACCCAGAGGCCCGACAGCGACGTCAGCTCGCCCATGCGGAGCAGCCACCGCGCCGTGGACGTCTGGTCGAAGCCCTTGGCCGAGAACTGGACCTCCTTGCCCGCCTCACCGTTGAACGACGTCAGCCAGACGTCGTTGGGCAGGACGGTGGCGATCTCGTTGAAGAGCTTCGTCCACGCCACGTCGGTGGAAAGCGCCGTCTGGACCTGCGCCCGGCGCTCGTCCAGCTCGGCGTCGAGCTTGATGGTGTCCCCCAGCGTGGCCACCTCGCGCTGGAGGCGATCGGTCTCCCGCTGGTTCTCGGCGGTGGCCTGGCGCTCGTCGTCGATCTTGCTCGCCTGGGTGGCCCACAGGCCGAGGAGCAGTGCTCCGACGGCCGCCACGCCGGTCCCGGCGAGGACCGTCTGCCTGCGGGCCTGGCGGACGGCCGCGACCTCACGGGGGACGAGGTTGATGCGCCGGAGGCCCCTACGCTGCTCGCCGGCCAGGGCGAGGCCGATGGGCACCGTGAGCAGCGCCTCGTTGTCGGCCAGGTCCGCCGGGTCGAGGCCGACCTGGCGGCCGATGCGCATCCCGGCCAGCGGCCGGCCGGGCTCGACCCGGGCGCCGACCTGCGACTGCAGGCGCTCCATGAGGCCCGCCATGCGGCTGCCGCCGCCCGTCACCAGCAGGCGGTCGATGATGACCGACTGGGACTGGGCCAGGTAGTAGTCGAGCGACCCGCGGATCTCCTCCACCAGCGGAGCGACCCGGTCCCGGACGACCTGGCCGGCCCGGGCGACGAGCGGGTCGGTCGACGAGATGTCGGCCCGGCGCTTGAGCGCCTCGGCCTCGTCGATCTGCACGTCGAGCTCGCGGACGATGGCGTCGGTGACGTCGTCGCCGCCCACCAGCAGGACCCGGACGAAGCGGGGGACGCCCCGCTCGTGCACCACCACGTTGGTGACCCCGCCGCCGATGCACACGATGGCCTCGGCCCGGGTGTCGAAGTCGAACGCCGGGGCGTTGGCGTTGAGGGCCCGCACCAGGGCGAAGGGCACCAGGTCGACGGCGCTCGCCCGGAGACCGGCTCCCTCGACGGCGGCCAGGTGGCTGCGCACCATGTCCCGCTGGGCGGCGGCCAGGAGGACCCGCATGCGGGCCTCGCCGTCGGTGTTGTCGACGACGTCCTCGAGGATCTGGAAGTCGAGGATGGCGTCGTCGACGGGGATGGGGATGAGGTCCTGGGCTTCGAAGCGCAGGGCGGAGGTGAAGTCCTCCTCGCTCATCGCCGGCATCTCGGCCATGCGGACGATCACCCGCTGGTTGGCCACGCCGATGACCACCTTCTTGCCCTTGAAGCCACCCTCGGTCCACAGCCGGCGGACGCTGGCGGAGACGGCGGCGGCGTCGGCCACCTCGCCGTCACGGATGGCGCCGGGGGGGAGCGTGACCTGGGCGAAGCGCTCGAGCGTCGCCTCGCCCCCGGACAGGCTGAGCTCCACGGCTCGGACGCCGTAACTCCCGAGGTCGACGCCCACGACACGCGTGGCCATCAGACCTCCCCTCGCTTCCCGCAGTGCTCCACGTCACCCTCCTGGGAACCGGCGTCGCCGCCGCTCATCGCACGGGTACTCATCGGATGCGGGAGCGGGGCACTGTAGGAGCGGATTTCCGCCAGTGGCCATGGCGGCCGCCTCCGTCCCGACCACCGGCTGTGCCGGCGGCGCGCACGAGGCGCGGGCCGTGGCCCGCGCCTCGTTCCCGACCGCCGGGGACCGGCGGGATCAGCAGTCGGTGGTGCCGACCGGGCACTCCCGCCAGTTGCGCACGACGTACTTGCCGTCGTTGACCGCGTGGAGCGCGGCGAGGTCCCAGTGGAAGTCGAAGTCGCTGCCGTTGCCGGAGTGGAGGTTGGCGACGACCGCCCCGTAGATCGTCGGCTGGTGGGAGCCGTTGCAGTCGATCTCGAGCCCGGGGGTGAACAGCAGGCCCCAGATCTCGCCGCCGCAGACGCTGCTGCTCGACCCACCGCCGCTCTGGACCGGGAAGTACACCTGGAGGTTCTTCGTCGCCACGGCGCGGTTGACGACTGCGTAGCGGGGCACCACGAAGCTGTTCGTCGGCCAGAGGCGCACCCTTCCCGGCGGGTTGATCACGACGGTCCCCCGGAAGGTCAGGTTGGGACAGGTGTAGTCGCCCGGCGCCAGGTAGGTCGTCGCCCCGTTGACACCGATGTTGCCGCCGTTCGGGCACGCCTGCGCGCCCGGCGGGGCCGGTGGGATGGGGTACTCGAGCTGGTCGGTGATGGGGTTCACGAGGCCGCCGTGAAGGGCGCAGCGGGCCTGGCTGGGGTCGCTGTTGGAGGACGGGATCCCGCAGTCGCCCTCGGCCGCCTCCTGGGTGGCGCGGCCGTACATGTTGAACGCACGCCAGCGGTCGACGAAGTGCTTGACCGTGGCGTCCGACCCGATCACCTTGGCGTTGGTGCCGAGGCCGCCGGGCACCGGGTCGTAGTCGCAGCCGGCGCCGCCACCCGAGGCGCTCGGGCACAGGTTCGAGTCGTAGGCCAGGGGCGTCCTCTGCTGGCCGGTCAGGTAGAAGTTCTCGACCGTGAAGAACCCGTTCTCGAACAGCGGCCGCGCCGCGATGGTGGCGACGGCCAGGCGCTGCTTGCCCGTGGGCCGGTCGGTGCCGAGGGAGGTGACCTTCCACCGGGTGGTCTGCCCCGGCGGGTCCTGGGCGACCTGGATCTCGTAGCTGGACGGGCCGACGTCGAGGCGCTCGGTGAAGGAGACGACGGTGCCGTCGGCCCCGAGGATCGGCGTGTACGTCGGGCTGGCCGGATCGCTGGCCGGGAGCACGTTCCGGTCGATCCGGTACACCGCCTTGTCGACGCCGGCGTTGGCGAACTGGAAGGCGTTGATCCGGTTCTGGTCGGTCCGGGTGAGGTTCAGGCCGCTGGTCACGGTGTCGAGCGTCGTGGCCACCAGGAGGCCGATGACGCCGACGACGATGACGGCGATCATGACGCTGCCGCCCTCGTCGCGGCGGCGTGACGTGGGCAGGTGCGGGATCACGGGCAATTGGTCACCTCGTTGGAGTTGCGCAGGTCGACGTGGGTGACGAGGTTGATCGCGCTGTCGGGCCGTCGGGGGTCGGCCATCACCACCAGGTGGATCTTCACCGTCTTGGTGCAGTTGCGGAACGTCGTGGCCGGCGTGCCGCCCGTCGTGGACAGCTGGGTGCCCTTCTTCGTGTAGTAGGTGAAGATCGGCTGCGACGCCGTGTTGACCACCGCGCCGGGGCGGAGGGCGGCGGCGAGGGTCGGCATGCCGGGATCGGGCTCGAGCAGGTTCCTGGTGCGGGCGCCCACGGTCTGGACCAGGGTGTTGCCCGTCAGCTGGTAGACGACCCGGCGGGCGTTGGCGCTGGTGCAGCCGTTGTCCCCCGGCGTCGCGCACCACACCGTGAACGAGATCCGGTTGTCGTACTGCGACACCGGGAGCGTCGACGAGATCGCCTCGATCGGGTTGGCGGCGCGCAGGTCGCGGGCGATGTTCTCGACCGCGCCCCGCACGTCGGCCAGGGCGAAGGTCTTGTTCTGCGTCGAGGTCGTGGTCTTCGTGAAGCTCTGGAGGCTCGAGGTGATGGCGATCCCGAAGACGGAAGTGATGGCGACGACCGACGCCAGCTCGATGAGGGTGAATCCCCCGTCCCCGCGGTGACGCCGGGTCCACCGTCGGACGATGGTCCCCGCCCTAGACATGGGCGGCGAAGGCGAACGCGTAGCTGGACCCGCTGGCGGTGGCGAAGCCGGTGAGCATGGCACCCAGCGGGAACTGGTGGTTGTTCGGGATGGAGTCGGTCAGGGTGAACACCTTCTCCCCTCCGGCGAGGGACGACAGGGTGCCGGTCACCTCGTAGCGCTGCGAGCTGCTGCTCGTCTGGAGCGACCAGGTGACCTGCGAGCAGCTGGTGTTCGTCCGGGCGGTGAAGACGAACTGGCTGTTGACGGGCTTGGAGTTCTTGCTGCTCACCACGGCGATGTCGTTGGCGACGGCGTTGGTCCCCGGGTTCTTGAACGAGGCGCCGTACACGACGCACCCGCCGGTGACGGTCACCGTCTGCGGCGACGAGGTCGACGTGGCCCCCGACGTGTCGGTGACCTTCAGCGTGACCGGGTAGGTGCCCGCGGCGCTGTAGACGTGCCCGGCGCTCACTCCGGTGCCGGTCGTGCCGTCGCCCCACGTCCACTCGTAGCTCAGGGCGTCGCCGTCGGCATCGGACGAGCCGGACCCGTCCACGTTGACGGTGAACGGCGCCGGGCCGTTGTCGGCCGAGGTGATGACGAACTGGGCGACCGGCGCGCTGTTGGTGAGGGCCCCCACGGTGACGTCGAACGTGCGGGTGGCGACGCCGCCGCGGGTGTCGGTGACCCGGACGACGACGCTGTAGGTGCCCGACGACGTGTACTGGTGCGACGTCGACGAGCCGTTCCCCGTGGCGCCGTCGCCGAACTGCCAGTTGACGCTGATGCCGTCGGCGTCCGGGTCGTAGGCGGCGACGTCGAAGGCGAAGACGGTGGACACGGAGCCGGCGGCCGGCGCGGCGGCGGCCGAGGTGATCACGGGGACGTTGTTGGCGGCCGGGTCGGTGCCGAGCCCGCCCGGGTACCACACCGAGGTGGTCGAGACCGTGCGCAGCGAGCGGCGGTTCTCCAGCCACTCGATCTCGACCTCGAGGCGCCGGAGGTCGTCGGACGTGCCGCCGGCCGGGTCGCGGGTGATCCACCGGCGCACGGTGTAGGGCACCACGATGCCCTTGACCTCGGTGGTGGTGACGACCTCGACGGCCGGCGGGGGCGGCGGCGTGGCGGCGGCCAGCACGACGGCGGGCAGCCCCTCGTGCTGGCCGCCCGGGTATGCCGTCCCCGACGTCCACCCGGGATCGGTGCTGCTCACGCCGACCTGGTCGGCGGGCAGCGACCGCATCTGCTCCATGTAGCCGTTGCCCAGCTCGATGAAGGCCGACCGCTGGCGCGATGCGCCGAGCGCCTTGAGGCTGCTGTACTGCGTCGTGGCCAGGGCCATCATCGACAGGGCCATGATCGTCATGGCGACGACCATCTCGACGATCGTGAAACCGCCTTCGCCCCGCTGCGCCCCCGTGCCACGATCGCGCTCCACGACGGGAGGTATCGGCGTCGCCGGCGGCCGCCTTTAGGAGGGCAGCCGGTGACTGGCGGCTCAGCTCACGCCGTACCAGCGCAGCAGGGGGTCGCCGACGAGCACGGCGAGGATGGCCCCCAGGGCGAGGAAGGGGCCGAACGGGATCAGGTCCTTGCGGCCCTTGCGACCGACCAGCATGAGGCCGACGCCGATCAGCGACGCCGACAGGAAGGCCAGGAACAGGCCGAGGGCCAGGTGCCACAGGCCGATCCAGCCGAGGAACATCCCGATCACGCCGGACAGGCGGACGTCGCCGTAGCCCATCCCCCGGGGGCTGATGTACCACAGCACGAAGAACACCGCGAAGGCGGCCGCTCCCCCGATGGCCGCCTCCCTGGCCGACGTCCAGTCGCCGTCGAGGGCGGCGGCGGCGAGCAGCAGGGGCGCCGAGACGAAGAGGGTCGGGTAGACGATCCGGTTGGGGACGATGCGCAGCGCCAGGTCGATCGGGGTGATGGCGACCAGGGCGGCGACGAAGACGAGGAAGGCGGGCAGGGCGGCGTCGAGGCCGAAGCGCAGGGCGGTGAGGGCGAAGAGGACGGCGGTGGCCAGCTCCACCAGCGGGTACTGCACGGAGATCCGCTCGCCGCAGGAGCGGCACCGGCCCTTGAGGAGGAGCCACGACACGACGGGGACGTTGTCCCGGGGCGCGATGAAGGTCCCGCAGCCGGGGCAGCGGGACCGGGGGGAGACCACCGACTCCTTCTTGGGCACCCGGGCGACGACGACGTTCAGGAACGAGCCGACGACCAGCCCGAGCAGCCCGCAGGCGGAGACGAGGAGAGCGGTCATGGTCGGGGGGAGCGTAGAACGCGGAAGCGGGGCCCCGGAGGGCCCCGCTTCGCTCGCGACTACCGCTTGTGTGAAGGCCGACCTACCACTCGGCGTCGGTAGCCCCCAGGGCGGTGGTGCCGTCGCAGGCCGACGACGGGTCCTGCTTGGCGAAGGTAGTGCCGCCGCCGGAGCCCGAGGCGTCGTTGATCAGGAAGCAGGCGCCGCTCTTGGACAGAACGGCGGCGCCGAACTCGTCGCCGGCGAGGTCGGTCGCCACCGAGACGATCTTGAACCCGGTGGACGCGCCGGCCTGGTGCGTCAGGCTGGGCTCCTCCGCGTTGAGGGCGGTCGGGGTGGCGGACAGGTAGTTCTGGTCGTCGGTGAAGAGGACCTTGGCGGCGGTCAGGGCGTTGCGGGCGGACGACTGGGCGGCCCGGTCGTTGGCCCGGTCACGGGCGCCGAGGAAGGTGGGGATGGCGATGGCCAGCAGGATGGCGATGATGAGCACCACCACCATGAGCTCGATGAGGGTGAAGCCCTCCTCGTTCTCCCGGCGCTCGCGGAGCTTGTCGATCATTCGGAGTGTCTCCTTGTTGGGATGTCGATGGATGTGCGCGCCGCTTTCCCCGCCCTCTCGGCCCGCCCTCCGGCATCCACACCGGGGAACGGCCTCCAGGCAGCCCGGCTGGCCTTCCCACGCCGTTGTGGGGGTCGGTCCCGTGGCTTTGCGTCCCCGCCTCCCGGCGGGTTTGCCCTTGTCCAGAAGCTCGCAACAGAGATATCGCCGCTCGGCGCCGCCGACTTGAGGGGGAATTCGCCCGGCTTGCGCCTCCCGCTCGCCTCGTGGGCGGCTCGCAGGCGGCTCGGGAGGCGGGGCGCCGGCGAACGCCGAGAGCCGGCGCCAGAGGCGCCGGCCCTCGATCGCATCGGGGGGCGGTCGGGGGGCGAAGCCCCCGACGGTCACTTGATCAGCTTGATGATGTTGAACATCGGCATGTAGAGGGACACGACCATGGCGCCCACGGCCCCGCCCAGGACGCAGATCAGGAGGGGCTCCAGGAGCGACGTGAGGGCCTCCACCGTCGCCTCCACCTCCCGCTCGTAGAAGTCGCCGACCTTCTCGAGCATGGTGTCCACCGCACCCGTCTCCTCCCCCACGGCCAGCATCTGCACCACCATGGGCGGGAACACCGGATGGTTCTCCAGGCGCTGGGCGATGGGCTCGCCCTGCTTGACGCCTTCCTGCACGTCCTTCACCGCGTTCGCCACGACCGTGTTCCCCACCGTGTCCGAGGTGATCTCCAGCGACTCCAGGATGGGGACGCCGGAGTGCAGCAGGGCGGCCAGCGTCTTGGAGAACCGGGTCAGGGCGATGAGGCGCACCAGCTTGCCGAAGACGGGCACGCGCAGCTTGAAGCGGTCCCACACCCGCCTGCCCTTGTCGCTCTCGATCCATCGCTTGAAGGCGAAGACGAAACCCACGGTGGCGAGGATCACGATGGGCAGGGCCTTGACCATCACCGACGACACGAGCAGCAGGACCCGCGTCGGCAGCGGCAGCGTGCCCCCCAGATCGTCGTAGAGGGTCTCGAACGTCGGCACGATGAAGATGAGCATGGCGATCAGGATCAGGATCACCAGGGCGAGCACGGCCACCGGGTACGTCATGGCCGACTTGATCTTCTGGCGCAGCTCCACCTGCTTTTCGATGGTGTCGGCCAGCTGGACGAGAACCCGGTCGAGCTGGCCGCCGGTCTCGCCCGCCTTCACCATCGAGATGTAGAGCCGGGAGAACACCTTGGGGTGGCGGGCCAGCGCCTGGGAGAGCGACGACCCCTTCTCGACGTCCTGGCGGACCTCGCCGATGACCTTGGCGAGGTTCTTGTTCTCCGTCTGGTCCTCCAGCACGTACAGCGCCCGCAGCAGGGACAGGCCCGAGTCGATCATCACCGCGAACTGGCGGCTGAAGACGGCGATGTCCCTGATCTTCGGCTTGCCCGCGCCCGGGAGCTTCAGCTCCATGGACAGGCCGGCATTCGCCTTCTTGTCGATGGCGATGGGCACGTAGCCCATCTGGCGGAGCTTGTTGGCGACCAGCGTGGTGCTGTCCGCGTCCAGTGAACCCTGGAGAACCTTCCCCTGCTTGTCCCGGACCTTGTAGGTGTAGGTGTCGGACATCGGTCGGTCTCGTTCCTTCCGCTACATCGCGCCGCCGGCCAGGCGGCGCAGGTCCGATTCGTTGGCACAACGCTCGAGGGCCAGCTCCATGCTGATGGCGCCGCTGCGGACGAGTCCGGCGAGCGACGTGTCCATGGTCTGCATCCCGAACTTCCCGCCGGCCTGCATGGCCGAGTAGATCTGGTGCGTCTTGCCCTCCCGGATGAGGTTGCGCACGGCCGGCGTGGCCACGAGCACCTCAGCGGCGACGGCGCGGCTACGGCCGTCGTGGCGGGGCACGAGCTGCTGGGTGACGATGCCCTGGAGGGCCGCCGCCAGCTGCGTGCGGACCTGCTGCTGCTGGTGGGCGGGGAACACGTCGATGATGCGGTCGATCGACTGCGGCGCGTCCTGGGTGTGCAGGGTGGCGAAGACCAGGTGGCCGGTCTCGGCCGCCGTGAGCGCCGTGTGGATGGTCTCGAGGTCGCGCATCTCGCCCACCAGGATGACGTCGGGGTCCTGGCGCAGGACGTGCTTCAGGGCGGCGGCGAAGGAGTAGGTGTCCTCGCCCACCTCGCGCTGGTTGACCACGGCGGTCTTGTGGTGGTGGAGGAACTCGATGGGGTCCTCCACCGTCATGATGTGGCAGGGCTTGGAGGCGTTGACGACGTCGACCATCGACGCGAGGGTCGTCGACTTGCCCGATCCCGTCGGGCCCGTCACCAGGACGAGGCCGCGGGGCAGGTGGGCGAACTGCAGCACCGACTGCGGGAGCCCCAGCTTCTCGAACGGCACCACCTCGAAGGGGATGACGCGCATCACCGAGCCGACGGAGTCGCGCTGGAGGTAGACGTTCACCCGGAACCGGCCCAGGTGGGGCACCGAGTGGGACGTGTCCAGCTCGAGGTCGTTCTCGAAGCGCTCCCGCTGCTTCTGGGTGAGGATGGCGTAGATCATCCGGCGGATCTCCGACGGCGTCATCACCGGGAACTCGGTCAGCGGCTTGATGTCGCCGTGGACGCGCACGCTCGGCGGGATGCCCGACGTGAGGTGGAGGTCGGAGCCGCCGAGGTCGACCACCCGCTTGAGGAGGTCGTTGACGTGCAGGTCGACGTCCGGCATCGACTCGTCGACGACCACGGCCGCCTCGTCGATGGGAACGGGCCCCTCGGCCTCCACCGGCCCGGGCTCGGCGCCGTACATCGAGGCGACGACGCGCGACAGCTCGCCCCGCACGGCGATGGCGGGCCGGATGGTCCAGGCGGTGGCCCGCTCGATCTCGGTGACGGCCTCGCGGTCGCTCGGGTCGAGCATGGCGACCACCAGGTCGCTGCCCTCGAAGTCGACGGCCACGGCGAGGTGGCGGCGGGCCAGCTCGGCGGGGACGAGCCGGTCGAGGGCGGGGTTGACCGCCACGTGGTCGAAGTCGACGAACGAGAGCCCGACCTGGGCGGCCACGGCGGCCACCAGGTCCTTCTCGCTCACCAGCCCCTCGGCCAGGAGCAGCTTGGAGAGGGCGACGCCCTCGTTCTCCTCCCGTAGGAGAAGGGCTTCCAGGTCGTCCCTGGACAGCACCTTCCGTTCGATCAGGAACTCTCCGAGACGACGCGAGGCGGCCTGCATGGTTCCGGTATCGGACGATCAGGCGATGACCCTGAGGATCTCCTCGATCGACGTGGTGCCCTGGTGGACGTGGGTGAGGCCGGCCTGGCGCAGGGTGAGCATGCCCTGGGCCACCGCCATCTTCTTGATGTCCTCCGAGTGCTCGCGGTCCACGATGAGGCGCTCGACGTCCTCGGTGACCGTCAGGACCTCGTGGATGGCGAAGCGCCCGCGGTAGCCGGTGCGCCCGCAGTGCGCGCAGCCCACCGGGCGGAACAGCTGCTCCGGCGCGTCGTCGTCCTCCAAGTCCCAGCCCAGGCGGGAGAGGTCGGCCGGTGTCGTCTGGTACGGCTCCTTGCACTTGTCGCACAGCCGGCGGGCCAGCCGCTGGGCGACGATGCAGTCGAGGGCGCTGGCCACGAGGAACGGCTCGACCCCCATCTCGACCAGGCGGGTCGGGGTGGTGGCGGCGTCGTTGGTGTGAAGGGTCGAGAGCACGAGGTGGCCGGTGAGGGCGGCCTCGATGGCGATGGTGGCCGTCTCCCGGTCCCGGATCTCGCCGACCAGGACGATGTCCGGGTCCGAGCGCAGGATGGACCGCAGGGCGGCGGCGAACG
This region includes:
- a CDS encoding PKD domain-containing protein → MERDRGTGAQRGEGGFTIVEMVVAMTIMALSMMALATTQYSSLKALGASRQRSAFIELGNGYMEQMRSLPADQVGVSSTDPGWTSGTAYPGGQHEGLPAVVLAAATPPPPPAVEVVTTTEVKGIVVPYTVRRWITRDPAGGTSDDLRRLEVEIEWLENRRSLRTVSTTSVWYPGGLGTDPAANNVPVITSAAAAPAAGSVSTVFAFDVAAYDPDADGISVNWQFGDGATGNGSSTSHQYTSSGTYSVVVRVTDTRGGVATRTFDVTVGALTNSAPVAQFVITSADNGPAPFTVNVDGSGSSDADGDALSYEWTWGDGTTGTGVSAGHVYSAAGTYPVTLKVTDTSGATSTSSPQTVTVTGGCVVYGASFKNPGTNAVANDIAVVSSKNSKPVNSQFVFTARTNTSCSQVTWSLQTSSSSQRYEVTGTLSSLAGGEKVFTLTDSIPNNHQFPLGAMLTGFATASGSSYAFAFAAHV
- a CDS encoding PilT/PilU family type 4a pilus ATPase produces the protein MQAASRRLGEFLIERKVLSRDDLEALLLREENEGVALSKLLLAEGLVSEKDLVAAVAAQVGLSFVDFDHVAVNPALDRLVPAELARRHLAVAVDFEGSDLVVAMLDPSDREAVTEIERATAWTIRPAIAVRGELSRVVASMYGAEPGPVEAEGPVPIDEAAVVVDESMPDVDLHVNDLLKRVVDLGGSDLHLTSGIPPSVRVHGDIKPLTEFPVMTPSEIRRMIYAILTQKQRERFENDLELDTSHSVPHLGRFRVNVYLQRDSVGSVMRVIPFEVVPFEKLGLPQSVLQFAHLPRGLVLVTGPTGSGKSTTLASMVDVVNASKPCHIMTVEDPIEFLHHHKTAVVNQREVGEDTYSFAAALKHVLRQDPDVILVGEMRDLETIHTALTAAETGHLVFATLHTQDAPQSIDRIIDVFPAHQQQQVRTQLAAALQGIVTQQLVPRHDGRSRAVAAEVLVATPAVRNLIREGKTHQIYSAMQAGGKFGMQTMDTSLAGLVRSGAISMELALERCANESDLRRLAGGAM
- a CDS encoding prepilin-type N-terminal cleavage/methylation domain-containing protein, whose product is MIDKLRERRENEEGFTLIELMVVVLIIAILLAIAIPTFLGARDRANDRAAQSSARNALTAAKVLFTDDQNYLSATPTALNAEEPSLTHQAGASTGFKIVSVATDLAGDEFGAAVLSKSGACFLINDASGSGGGTTFAKQDPSSACDGTTALGATDAEW
- a CDS encoding prepilin peptidase, translated to MTALLVSACGLLGLVVGSFLNVVVARVPKKESVVSPRSRCPGCGTFIAPRDNVPVVSWLLLKGRCRSCGERISVQYPLVELATAVLFALTALRFGLDAALPAFLVFVAALVAITPIDLALRIVPNRIVYPTLFVSAPLLLAAAALDGDWTSAREAAIGGAAAFAVFFVLWYISPRGMGYGDVRLSGVIGMFLGWIGLWHLALGLFLAFLSASLIGVGLMLVGRKGRKDLIPFGPFLALGAILAVLVGDPLLRWYGVS
- a CDS encoding type II secretion system F family protein, producing MSDTYTYKVRDKQGKVLQGSLDADSTTLVANKLRQMGYVPIAIDKKANAGLSMELKLPGAGKPKIRDIAVFSRQFAVMIDSGLSLLRALYVLEDQTENKNLAKVIGEVRQDVEKGSSLSQALARHPKVFSRLYISMVKAGETGGQLDRVLVQLADTIEKQVELRQKIKSAMTYPVAVLALVILILIAMLIFIVPTFETLYDDLGGTLPLPTRVLLLVSSVMVKALPIVILATVGFVFAFKRWIESDKGRRVWDRFKLRVPVFGKLVRLIALTRFSKTLAALLHSGVPILESLEITSDTVGNTVVANAVKDVQEGVKQGEPIAQRLENHPVFPPMVVQMLAVGEETGAVDTMLEKVGDFYEREVEATVEALTSLLEPLLICVLGGAVGAMVVSLYMPMFNIIKLIK
- a CDS encoding type II secretion system protein; the encoded protein is MSRAGTIVRRWTRRHRGDGGFTLIELASVVAITSVFGIAITSSLQSFTKTTTSTQNKTFALADVRGAVENIARDLRAANPIEAISSTLPVSQYDNRISFTVWCATPGDNGCTSANARRVVYQLTGNTLVQTVGARTRNLLEPDPGMPTLAAALRPGAVVNTASQPIFTYYTKKGTQLSTTGGTPATTFRNCTKTVKIHLVVMADPRRPDSAINLVTHVDLRNSNEVTNCP
- the pilM gene encoding type IV pilus assembly protein PilM, which encodes MATRVVGVDLGSYGVRAVELSLSGGEATLERFAQVTLPPGAIRDGEVADAAAVSASVRRLWTEGGFKGKKVVIGVANQRVIVRMAEMPAMSEEDFTSALRFEAQDLIPIPVDDAILDFQILEDVVDNTDGEARMRVLLAAAQRDMVRSHLAAVEGAGLRASAVDLVPFALVRALNANAPAFDFDTRAEAIVCIGGGVTNVVVHERGVPRFVRVLLVGGDDVTDAIVRELDVQIDEAEALKRRADISSTDPLVARAGQVVRDRVAPLVEEIRGSLDYYLAQSQSVIIDRLLVTGGGSRMAGLMERLQSQVGARVEPGRPLAGMRIGRQVGLDPADLADNEALLTVPIGLALAGEQRRGLRRINLVPREVAAVRQARRQTVLAGTGVAAVGALLLGLWATQASKIDDERQATAENQRETDRLQREVATLGDTIKLDAELDERRAQVQTALSTDVAWTKLFNEIATVLPNDVWLTSFNGEAGKEVQFSAKGFDQTSTARWLLRMGELTSLSGLWVPNSAKDGNDTVSFTSDAALTAAANSKRVDRYMEEKP